A genomic window from Agreia sp. COWG includes:
- a CDS encoding triacylglycerol lipase has protein sequence MKLLRDASWWARDYAYALYWQARAIVGRTPPSTFASGSGTPIVVLPGVYETWRFLQPLVTAMHDRGHPVHVIDDLNWNNRPVIEAADRVERYLVAHELTGVVLVAHSKGGLIGKYVMTHGEGVARVHSMLAVAAPFGGSRYAPFLVLPSLRIFSPGNAVIRALGLERAVNARIVSIYGLFDPHVPEGSELVGAKNVRLATGGHFRVLADPRVLAELAVLAEGSPSD, from the coding sequence GTGAAGCTGCTGCGCGACGCCTCGTGGTGGGCTCGCGACTATGCCTACGCGCTGTACTGGCAGGCCAGGGCGATCGTGGGCCGTACGCCGCCGTCGACCTTCGCATCGGGTAGCGGCACACCGATCGTGGTGCTGCCCGGAGTGTATGAGACCTGGCGTTTCCTGCAGCCGCTCGTGACGGCGATGCACGACCGGGGACATCCGGTGCACGTGATCGACGACCTCAACTGGAACAACCGTCCCGTGATCGAGGCCGCTGACCGGGTCGAGCGCTACCTGGTGGCGCACGAGCTCACGGGCGTCGTGCTCGTCGCCCACAGCAAGGGCGGTCTGATCGGCAAATACGTGATGACGCACGGAGAGGGCGTCGCCCGGGTTCACTCCATGTTGGCGGTCGCCGCGCCGTTCGGCGGATCGCGTTATGCCCCTTTTCTCGTGCTGCCGAGCCTTCGCATCTTCTCGCCGGGGAACGCTGTCATTCGAGCGCTGGGGCTCGAGCGCGCCGTCAACGCGCGCATCGTGTCGATCTACGGGCTGTTCGATCCGCACGTTCCCGAGGGCAGCGAGCTCGTCGGGGCGAAGAACGTGCGGCTCGCCACGGGCGGACACTTTCGTGTGCTGGCAGACCCCCGGGTACTCGCAGAGCTCGCGGTGCTCGCCGAGGGCTCGCCCTCAGACTGA
- a CDS encoding histidine phosphatase family protein — MRIELIRHGQTDWNRDGLLQGSSDVPLNATGRAQAVETAALLADEGLTAIVSSPLMRARETASIIADALGIDLGASYDDLIERDYASREGTAPEGHIPDEPTAEYPDIESRESVVARGMRAIEEIRDTRLPIDGPDATLAAVCHGTIIRYTLSAILGVEIPHIDNAAINTIEWTDGSWRVLSVNSASVADISA, encoded by the coding sequence ATGCGCATCGAACTCATCCGGCACGGACAGACCGATTGGAATCGCGATGGCCTCCTGCAGGGCTCCAGCGACGTTCCCCTGAACGCGACAGGTCGCGCGCAGGCTGTCGAGACCGCCGCTCTGCTCGCCGACGAGGGTCTCACCGCCATCGTCTCCTCCCCGCTGATGCGCGCACGCGAGACCGCGAGCATCATCGCCGACGCCCTCGGCATCGATCTCGGCGCCAGCTACGACGACCTCATCGAGCGCGACTACGCGAGCCGCGAGGGCACGGCGCCGGAGGGTCACATCCCCGACGAGCCCACGGCCGAGTACCCCGACATCGAGAGCCGCGAGTCGGTCGTGGCCCGCGGAATGCGCGCCATCGAAGAGATCCGCGACACGCGCCTGCCGATCGACGGGCCGGATGCGACGCTCGCCGCCGTCTGCCACGGAACGATCATCCGCTACACCCTCTCCGCCATCCTCGGAGTCGAGATCCCCCACATCGACAACGCCGCCATCAACACGATCGAGTGGACCGACGGCTCGTGGCGCGTGCTGAGCGTGAACAGCGCATCCGTGGCGGACATCTCCGCCTAG
- a CDS encoding MarR family winged helix-turn-helix transcriptional regulator has product MSSEPPTAAPGACDGTASRAGRACSSVDDVETADLTWLMHRASEVLRGDFDAVAKAAGLADLRDWLVLSVVTDGIPRTQLEIARQLGIDKTTLIAVLDRLEGHGFIVRSASTTDRRVRIPEATKAGAAIFERVTLKRDAALADRLAGVPESEQQALRSALWAIASAPTS; this is encoded by the coding sequence ATGTCCTCCGAGCCGCCGACCGCCGCACCCGGGGCCTGTGACGGCACCGCGTCTCGTGCCGGCCGGGCCTGCTCGTCGGTCGACGATGTCGAGACCGCAGATCTCACCTGGCTGATGCACCGCGCTTCCGAGGTGTTGCGCGGCGATTTCGATGCCGTGGCCAAGGCCGCAGGACTCGCCGACCTGCGCGACTGGCTGGTGCTCTCGGTGGTGACCGACGGCATCCCGCGCACGCAGCTCGAGATCGCGCGCCAGCTCGGAATCGACAAGACCACCCTCATCGCCGTGCTGGACCGCCTCGAGGGCCACGGCTTCATCGTGCGCAGCGCGTCCACGACCGACAGGAGGGTGCGCATCCCTGAGGCGACGAAAGCGGGTGCCGCGATCTTCGAACGCGTGACACTCAAACGGGATGCCGCTCTGGCGGATCGGCTGGCCGGCGTACCGGAGTCCGAGCAGCAGGCGTTGCGCTCGGCACTCTGGGCTATCGCGAGCGCGCCGACGTCCTGA
- a CDS encoding DoxX family protein encodes MFIASLVVSALLALAVGGSGAMKLTKNDGVMAGMDAVRVPRDRVWVLGALEVAAALGLIIGIVWWPLGVAAAIGVILYFVGAIVAHIRVGDTKGLGAPAVLLVLGVAALVLRLLSV; translated from the coding sequence ATGTTCATCGCATCACTCGTCGTATCAGCCTTGCTCGCCCTCGCCGTCGGCGGTTCGGGCGCCATGAAGCTCACCAAGAACGACGGGGTGATGGCCGGCATGGACGCCGTGCGCGTTCCGCGCGACCGCGTCTGGGTGCTCGGGGCGCTCGAGGTCGCCGCGGCGCTCGGTCTGATCATCGGCATCGTCTGGTGGCCGCTCGGCGTGGCCGCCGCCATCGGCGTGATCCTCTACTTCGTGGGTGCGATCGTGGCACACATCCGCGTCGGCGACACCAAGGGCCTCGGTGCCCCGGCGGTGTTGCTGGTGCTCGGGGTCGCGGCGCTCGTGCTGCGCCTGCTCAGCGTCTAG
- a CDS encoding pyridoxal phosphate-dependent aminotransferase, translating into MTESSRISRRIASIAESATLKVDSKAKGLQAQGRPVISFAAGEPDFATPAHIVEAASRAVLDPKNYKYTPAVGLPDLREAIAAKTLRDSGLDVSAGQVIVTNGGKQAVYQSFATLLDPGDEVLVPTPYWTTYPEAIRLAGGVPVDVFAGSDQGYLVTVEQLEAARTERTKVLLFVSPSNPTGAVYSPEETKAIGEWAESHGLWVISDEIYQNLTYDGVRAVSIVEAVPALADRTILVNGVAKTYAMTGWRVGWMVGPADAIKGAGNLQSHLSSNVSNISQRAAIEALNGPQDAVDEMRLAFDRRRGAIVAGLNSIDGIVCPTPEGAFYAYPDVTGLLGRSWGGITPTTSLELADLILDQAEVAAVPGEAFGPSGFLRLSYALGDDPLAEGIARLQRLFSA; encoded by the coding sequence GTGACCGAATCCTCCCGCATCTCGCGCCGCATCGCATCCATCGCCGAGTCGGCGACCCTCAAGGTCGACTCCAAGGCCAAGGGCCTGCAGGCGCAGGGCCGCCCGGTGATCAGCTTCGCCGCAGGGGAGCCGGACTTCGCGACGCCCGCTCACATCGTCGAGGCCGCATCGCGCGCCGTGCTCGATCCCAAGAACTACAAGTACACCCCCGCCGTCGGCCTCCCCGATCTGCGCGAGGCCATCGCGGCGAAGACGCTGCGCGATTCCGGTCTCGACGTCTCGGCCGGCCAGGTCATCGTGACCAACGGCGGCAAGCAGGCCGTGTACCAGAGCTTCGCGACGCTGCTCGATCCGGGCGACGAGGTACTGGTGCCCACCCCGTATTGGACCACCTACCCTGAGGCCATCCGGCTCGCCGGCGGCGTTCCCGTCGACGTGTTCGCCGGCAGCGACCAGGGCTACCTCGTCACCGTGGAGCAGCTCGAGGCGGCCCGCACCGAGCGCACCAAGGTGCTGCTGTTCGTGTCGCCGTCGAACCCCACGGGCGCGGTGTACTCCCCCGAAGAGACCAAGGCCATCGGCGAATGGGCCGAGTCGCACGGCCTGTGGGTCATCAGTGACGAGATCTACCAGAACCTCACATACGACGGAGTTCGCGCGGTCTCGATCGTCGAGGCCGTTCCCGCCCTCGCCGACCGCACGATCCTCGTGAACGGCGTCGCCAAGACCTATGCCATGACCGGATGGCGGGTCGGCTGGATGGTCGGCCCCGCCGACGCCATCAAGGGTGCCGGAAACCTGCAGTCGCACCTGTCGAGCAACGTCTCGAACATCTCGCAGCGCGCGGCGATCGAGGCGCTCAACGGCCCGCAGGACGCGGTCGACGAGATGCGGCTGGCATTCGACCGCCGCCGCGGGGCCATCGTGGCAGGGCTCAATTCCATTGACGGCATCGTGTGCCCCACGCCCGAGGGTGCGTTCTACGCCTACCCCGACGTGACCGGGCTGCTCGGTCGGTCGTGGGGCGGGATCACGCCCACCACGTCGCTCGAGCTGGCAGACCTGATCCTCGACCAGGCCGAGGTGGCTGCGGTTCCGGGCGAGGCCTTCGGGCCGAGCGGGTTCCTACGACTCTCCTACGCGCTGGGCGACGACCCCCTCGCCGAGGGCATCGCGCGTCTGCAGAGGCTCTTCAGCGCGTAA
- a CDS encoding diacylglycerol kinase family protein, whose protein sequence is MSENQPDASGSSKPVAAVVYNPVKVDLEALKASVARHEAPNGWGETLWFETSVEDPGEGVTKEALDAGADMVLAAGGDGTVRSVAQSVHGSEASLALLPSGTGNLLARNLDLTLNDLDHAVHTAFSGDDRAIDVGMIQIRREDASVEKFAYVVMAGLGIDATMIANTDDDLKKKVGWLAYVSAIAKALRDKNELRMRYNLDRQGNHSVRAHTIIIGNCGSLPANILLLPEAAVDDGQFDIVMLRPKGVVGWVQIIVKIVWENGVLRRTAAGRRLAGLSKDVRALNYVKGKELVVKLDRAHDIELDGDSFGTAIAFRTWVDAGALRVRIPAAAKLEPAQPEDEPEDTQLPGKRIEAGDDDAEGDLFEASGEKPASS, encoded by the coding sequence ATGAGCGAAAACCAGCCCGACGCATCCGGTTCATCGAAGCCCGTCGCCGCCGTCGTCTACAACCCCGTGAAGGTCGACCTCGAGGCCCTGAAGGCCTCGGTCGCGCGGCACGAGGCCCCCAACGGCTGGGGCGAGACGCTCTGGTTCGAGACGAGCGTCGAAGACCCGGGGGAGGGCGTCACGAAAGAGGCCCTCGATGCTGGCGCCGACATGGTTCTCGCGGCGGGCGGAGACGGAACCGTGCGCTCGGTGGCCCAGTCCGTGCACGGCAGCGAGGCCTCGCTCGCGCTGCTGCCCAGCGGAACGGGCAATCTGCTCGCGCGCAACCTCGATCTCACCCTGAACGACCTCGACCACGCTGTGCACACGGCGTTCTCGGGCGACGACCGCGCGATCGACGTCGGCATGATCCAGATCCGACGCGAAGACGCCTCGGTCGAGAAGTTCGCCTACGTCGTGATGGCCGGACTCGGCATCGACGCCACCATGATCGCGAACACCGACGACGACCTCAAGAAGAAGGTGGGCTGGCTCGCCTACGTGAGCGCCATCGCCAAGGCCCTGCGCGACAAGAACGAGCTGCGCATGCGCTACAACCTCGACAGGCAGGGCAACCACTCGGTTCGCGCCCACACGATCATCATCGGCAACTGCGGCTCGCTTCCAGCCAACATCCTGCTGCTGCCCGAGGCCGCGGTCGACGACGGCCAGTTCGACATCGTGATGCTGCGTCCGAAGGGCGTGGTCGGCTGGGTGCAGATCATCGTGAAGATCGTGTGGGAGAACGGCGTGCTGCGGCGCACCGCCGCCGGTCGGCGGCTCGCCGGCCTCTCGAAAGACGTGCGCGCACTCAACTACGTGAAGGGCAAAGAGCTCGTGGTGAAGCTCGATCGAGCGCACGACATCGAGCTCGACGGAGACAGCTTCGGCACGGCCATCGCCTTCCGCACGTGGGTCGACGCGGGCGCCCTGCGCGTGCGCATCCCGGCGGCGGCGAAGCTCGAGCCGGCTCAGCCCGAAGACGAGCCCGAGGACACGCAGCTTCCCGGAAAACGCATCGAGGCGGGCGACGACGACGCCGAGGGAGATCTCTTCGAGGCGTCGGGAGAGAAGCCCGCATCGTCGTGA
- a CDS encoding glycosyltransferase family 2 protein: MTTPAATISVVIPVKDDAIQLDRCLAALAAQTRRADEIVVVDNGSTDDSAAVARDAGAVVVFVRGGGIPAASAAGYDAASGDVIARLDADCIPARGWLELIERQLAAHPRVAAVTGGARFVDGPRLLRAPLALAYLGAYFGSVGLALGHAPLFGSNFAMRRSAWLAVQREVHRGDEFVHDDMDLSMHVGPRRRIRYVRGLGMGISMRPLFDASAFGTRLHRGFHSLAIHWPHELPWLRAFRRLFRA, from the coding sequence GTGACGACCCCTGCCGCCACGATCTCGGTCGTCATCCCGGTCAAAGACGATGCTATTCAGCTCGACCGGTGCCTTGCCGCTCTCGCAGCACAGACCAGGCGGGCAGACGAGATCGTGGTCGTCGACAACGGCTCGACCGACGACAGTGCAGCGGTAGCCCGCGATGCCGGCGCCGTCGTGGTCTTCGTGCGGGGCGGCGGCATCCCGGCGGCCAGTGCGGCCGGCTACGACGCGGCATCCGGCGACGTGATCGCGCGGCTCGACGCCGACTGCATACCCGCCCGCGGCTGGCTCGAGCTGATCGAAAGGCAGCTCGCCGCGCATCCGCGTGTTGCAGCCGTCACCGGCGGCGCCCGCTTCGTCGACGGCCCGCGACTGCTGCGCGCGCCGCTGGCGCTCGCCTACCTCGGCGCGTACTTCGGCTCGGTCGGCCTCGCCCTCGGTCACGCACCGCTCTTCGGCTCGAACTTCGCCATGCGACGCTCCGCGTGGCTGGCAGTGCAGCGGGAGGTTCATCGCGGCGACGAGTTCGTGCACGACGACATGGACCTGTCGATGCACGTGGGGCCTCGTCGGCGCATCCGTTACGTGCGCGGCCTCGGCATGGGAATCTCGATGCGGCCGCTGTTCGACGCTTCGGCCTTCGGCACCCGGCTGCACCGCGGATTCCACTCGCTGGCGATCCACTGGCCGCACGAGTTGCCGTGGCTGCGGGCGTTCAGACGGCTGTTTCGCGCTTAG
- a CDS encoding HAD-IIB family hydrolase, with protein sequence MTSTPRLVAFDLDDTLAPSKTAIDPRMAELLLRLLERVPVCVISGGQYGQFTAQVIDNLTGATPEALERLHLMPTCGTQYYRYEAGTWNQIYAQNLTDDEKRRALGAVEHEARRLGYWETDTWGPILEDRGSQITFSALGQGAPVAAKSAWDADGVKKNTLREAVQALLPDLEVRSGGSTSVDITRRGIDKAYGMTRLAELSGIPLDDMLFVGDRLDEDGNDYPVKALGVACHAVEGWHDTAAFLDELIPTL encoded by the coding sequence ATGACCTCGACTCCGCGCCTCGTGGCCTTCGACCTCGACGACACGCTCGCCCCCTCGAAGACCGCGATCGACCCGCGCATGGCCGAGCTACTGCTACGCCTGCTCGAGAGAGTGCCGGTGTGCGTGATCTCGGGTGGCCAGTACGGCCAGTTCACCGCTCAGGTGATCGACAACCTCACCGGGGCCACCCCCGAGGCGCTCGAGCGGCTGCATCTGATGCCCACGTGTGGAACGCAGTACTACCGCTACGAGGCGGGCACCTGGAACCAGATCTACGCGCAGAACCTCACCGACGACGAGAAGCGGCGCGCGCTGGGCGCCGTCGAACACGAGGCCCGTCGCCTCGGCTACTGGGAAACCGACACCTGGGGGCCGATCCTCGAAGACCGTGGCTCACAGATCACGTTCTCCGCCCTCGGGCAGGGCGCTCCCGTGGCGGCGAAATCGGCGTGGGATGCGGACGGCGTGAAGAAGAACACGCTGCGCGAGGCCGTGCAGGCCCTGCTGCCAGACCTCGAGGTGCGCAGCGGCGGCTCGACCTCGGTCGACATCACCCGACGCGGAATCGACAAGGCCTACGGCATGACGCGGCTCGCCGAGCTCTCGGGCATCCCCCTCGACGACATGCTCTTCGTCGGAGACCGACTCGACGAAGACGGCAACGATTACCCGGTGAAAGCACTCGGTGTGGCCTGCCACGCGGTCGAGGGCTGGCACGACACCGCGGCGTTCCTCGACGAGCTCATCCCGACGCTGTAG
- a CDS encoding HAD-IA family hydrolase, with protein sequence MAAGGAAESAIASLAARAVLFDMDGTLVDSTAVVEQVWTAFAGELGLDARAIIATGHGVRAEDTMLRHGPAGFDVAAGADRLFELEYAAVEGIVAIPGAASFVESLPEASIALVTSARRALALRRLDIARVPAPAVVVTAADVEHGKPAPDCYLLAARMLGVDPADAVVFEDAEAGIRAALAAGMRTVVVGDHESETTLGLPRIADYRSVRASVRPLSAGEPEGLPLIDISL encoded by the coding sequence TTGGCCGCCGGCGGGGCAGCTGAGAGCGCCATCGCGTCGCTCGCAGCACGGGCCGTGTTGTTCGATATGGACGGCACACTCGTGGACTCGACCGCCGTGGTCGAGCAGGTCTGGACGGCATTCGCCGGCGAACTCGGCCTGGATGCGCGGGCGATCATCGCCACCGGACACGGTGTGCGAGCGGAAGACACGATGCTGCGCCATGGTCCGGCCGGCTTCGATGTGGCGGCAGGGGCCGATCGCCTCTTCGAGCTCGAGTACGCGGCGGTCGAGGGCATCGTGGCGATCCCGGGAGCCGCCTCCTTCGTCGAGAGCCTGCCCGAGGCATCCATCGCCCTCGTCACCTCCGCTCGGCGGGCGCTCGCCCTGCGACGCCTCGACATCGCCCGGGTGCCGGCGCCGGCCGTCGTGGTGACCGCCGCCGACGTCGAGCACGGCAAGCCCGCACCCGACTGCTATCTGCTGGCCGCTCGCATGCTCGGGGTCGACCCGGCCGACGCGGTCGTGTTCGAAGACGCCGAGGCCGGCATCAGGGCGGCACTCGCGGCGGGGATGCGCACTGTGGTGGTCGGCGACCACGAGAGCGAGACCACGCTCGGCCTGCCGCGCATCGCCGACTACCGCTCCGTACGTGCAAGCGTGCGGCCACTCTCGGCGGGCGAGCCCGAAGGCCTTCCCTTGATCGACATCTCGCTCTGA
- the rfbB gene encoding dTDP-glucose 4,6-dehydratase, protein MRKLLVTGGAGFIGSNFVHYVLENTDDHVTVLDKLTYAGNLASLDGLDPERFTFVKGDIADAELVDGLVSDADVVVHYAAESHNDNSLHDPRPFLDTNIIGTFTLIEAARKHDVRFHHISTDEVYGDLELDDPERFTEQTPYNPSSPYSSTKAGSDLLVRAWVRSFGLRATISNCSNNYGAYQHVEKFIPRQITNVLTGERPKLYGAGENVRDWIHANDHSSAVLTIIDKGEIGETYLIGADGEKNNKQVVELILTALGQPADAYDHVIDRPGHDMRYAIDSSKLRNDLGWVPRYSDFESGLASTVAWYRDNETWWKPQKAETEAKYTLQGQ, encoded by the coding sequence GTGCGCAAGCTTCTCGTTACCGGTGGAGCCGGCTTCATCGGCTCCAACTTCGTGCACTACGTGCTTGAGAACACCGATGACCACGTGACCGTGCTCGACAAGCTCACGTACGCGGGCAACCTCGCCTCGCTCGACGGCCTCGATCCCGAACGCTTCACCTTCGTCAAGGGCGACATCGCCGACGCCGAACTGGTCGACGGCCTCGTGTCCGACGCCGACGTCGTCGTTCACTATGCCGCCGAGAGCCACAACGACAATTCGCTGCACGACCCGCGCCCGTTCCTCGACACGAACATCATCGGCACCTTCACGCTCATCGAGGCGGCCCGCAAGCACGATGTGCGCTTCCACCACATCTCGACCGACGAGGTCTACGGCGACCTCGAGCTCGACGACCCAGAGCGCTTCACCGAGCAGACCCCCTACAACCCGTCGAGCCCCTACTCCTCTACGAAGGCGGGCAGCGACCTGCTCGTCCGTGCCTGGGTGCGCTCCTTCGGGCTCCGGGCCACCATCTCGAACTGCTCGAACAACTACGGCGCGTACCAGCACGTCGAGAAGTTCATCCCCCGCCAGATCACGAATGTGCTCACCGGGGAGCGCCCGAAGCTCTACGGAGCCGGCGAGAACGTTCGCGACTGGATCCACGCAAACGACCATTCCTCGGCCGTGCTCACCATCATCGACAAGGGTGAGATCGGTGAGACCTACCTCATCGGCGCCGACGGCGAGAAGAACAACAAGCAGGTCGTCGAGCTCATCCTCACGGCGCTCGGCCAGCCGGCCGACGCGTACGACCACGTGATCGACCGGCCCGGCCACGACATGCGCTACGCGATCGACAGCTCGAAGCTGCGCAACGACCTCGGCTGGGTTCCCCGGTACTCCGACTTCGAGTCCGGACTGGCCTCGACCGTGGCCTGGTACCGCGACAACGAGACCTGGTGGAAGCCGCAGAAGGCCGAGACCGAGGCCAAGTACACCCTCCAGGGCCAGTAG
- the secE gene encoding preprotein translocase subunit SecE, whose product MARKVIDEPSEEIVESAKKDRAARRNPFARIVLFIKQVFQELKKVVTPTRKELLSYTGVVLVFVIVMMALVSGLDAVFAWAALYVFGNPTP is encoded by the coding sequence GTGGCACGCAAAGTAATCGACGAACCGAGCGAGGAAATCGTCGAGAGCGCCAAAAAAGACCGGGCTGCTCGCCGCAACCCGTTCGCACGCATTGTTCTCTTCATCAAGCAGGTCTTCCAAGAACTCAAAAAGGTCGTCACCCCGACCCGCAAAGAGCTCCTCAGCTACACGGGAGTCGTGCTCGTCTTCGTCATCGTCATGATGGCGTTGGTGTCGGGCCTCGACGCGGTGTTCGCCTGGGCAGCCCTCTACGTCTTCGGAAACCCCACCCCGTAG
- the nusG gene encoding transcription termination/antitermination protein NusG: MSESQRDDVEIVAAEEQPASTPAERETPADLDALLEAIDANPDPEADAIVDDALDISDADEAAAAVDVLDDPDATTVLDGDSDDIAVAVSEAEAEADVLDADGQPDASVADVDGAAAGDDTETLGAIAPESEVDASEVELDADGQPVVADVDPYDAFRKELRTLPGKWYVIHSYAGFEKRVKQNIESRKSSMGMEDFVFQVEVPMEDVVEIKNGQRKLVTRVRIPGYVLVRMFLNEDSWSVVRHTPGVTGFVGNSHNPTPLRFEEAFSMLQSLVVVADVPVAKAAGGKGGKAVSRSIPAEVDFEVGETITIKEGSFAGLPGSISEIKPESGKLTVLVSLFERETPVELSFDQVTKL; this comes from the coding sequence GTGTCAGAGTCACAGCGCGACGACGTCGAGATCGTCGCAGCCGAAGAGCAGCCAGCATCAACGCCCGCGGAGCGCGAGACGCCCGCCGACCTCGATGCGCTCCTCGAGGCGATCGACGCTAATCCCGACCCCGAGGCAGACGCGATCGTCGACGACGCGCTCGACATCAGCGACGCCGACGAGGCGGCCGCGGCGGTCGACGTTCTCGACGACCCGGATGCGACAACCGTCCTCGACGGCGACAGCGACGACATCGCCGTCGCGGTGTCCGAGGCCGAGGCTGAGGCCGACGTCCTCGATGCGGACGGCCAGCCCGACGCATCCGTAGCCGACGTCGACGGCGCTGCTGCCGGAGACGACACGGAGACGCTCGGCGCTATCGCCCCGGAATCAGAGGTCGACGCCTCAGAGGTCGAGCTCGACGCCGACGGCCAGCCCGTCGTCGCAGACGTCGACCCGTACGACGCGTTCCGTAAAGAGCTTCGCACCCTGCCCGGCAAGTGGTACGTCATTCACTCCTACGCCGGGTTCGAGAAGCGCGTGAAGCAGAACATCGAGAGCCGCAAGTCCTCGATGGGCATGGAGGACTTCGTCTTCCAGGTCGAGGTTCCGATGGAAGACGTCGTCGAGATCAAGAACGGCCAGCGCAAGCTCGTCACCCGCGTCCGCATCCCCGGCTACGTGCTGGTGCGCATGTTCCTGAACGAAGACAGCTGGTCGGTCGTCCGCCACACACCCGGCGTCACCGGCTTCGTGGGCAACTCGCACAACCCGACGCCGCTGCGCTTCGAAGAGGCGTTCTCGATGCTGCAGTCTCTCGTGGTCGTCGCCGACGTTCCCGTGGCCAAGGCGGCGGGCGGCAAGGGCGGCAAGGCCGTCTCTCGTTCGATTCCGGCCGAGGTCGACTTCGAGGTCGGAGAGACCATCACCATCAAGGAGGGTTCGTTCGCGGGCCTTCCCGGTTCGATCAGCGAGATCAAGCCCGAGAGCGGAAAGCTCACCGTGCTCGTGTCGCTGTTCGAGCGTGAGACTCCGGTCGAGCTCAGCTTCGACCAGGTCACCAAGCTCTAA
- the rplK gene encoding 50S ribosomal protein L11 yields MAPKKKVTGLIKLQIKAGAANPAPPIGPALGQHGVNIMEFCKQYNAATEAQRGNVIPVEITVYEDRSFTFILKTPPAAELIKKAAGVAKGSGTPHTVKVAKLTQAQVREIAETKMADLNANDIAAASKIIAGTARSMGITVEA; encoded by the coding sequence ATGGCACCGAAGAAGAAGGTTACCGGTCTGATCAAGCTTCAGATCAAGGCCGGCGCCGCCAACCCCGCACCGCCCATCGGGCCGGCGCTCGGACAGCACGGCGTCAACATCATGGAGTTCTGCAAGCAGTACAACGCAGCGACCGAGGCTCAGCGCGGCAACGTCATCCCCGTCGAGATCACCGTCTACGAAGACCGTTCGTTCACGTTCATCCTGAAGACGCCCCCCGCCGCGGAGCTCATCAAGAAGGCCGCCGGCGTCGCCAAGGGTTCTGGAACCCCGCACACCGTCAAGGTCGCGAAGCTCACGCAGGCCCAGGTCCGCGAGATCGCCGAGACCAAGATGGCCGACCTCAACGCGAACGACATCGCCGCCGCGTCGAAGATCATCGCCGGCACCGCCCGCTCCATGGGCATCACGGTCGAGGCCTAA
- the rplA gene encoding 50S ribosomal protein L1, whose translation MAKNSKAYKAAAEKIEEGKVYTPTEAVAIAKVTGSAKFDSTVEVALKLGVDPRKADQMVRGTVILPHGTGKTARVIVFATGPAAEAAIAAGADEVGGDELIEKVAAGYTNFDSAVSTPELMGKVGRLGKVLGPRGLMPNPKTGTVTPDVAKAVNEIKGGKIEFRVDKHSNVHFVAGKASFSEDQLSENIKAALEEVVRLKPSSSKGRYIHKGTVSTTFGPGIPLDVNSI comes from the coding sequence ATGGCTAAGAATTCCAAGGCTTACAAGGCCGCGGCAGAGAAGATCGAAGAGGGCAAGGTCTACACGCCCACCGAAGCGGTTGCCATCGCCAAGGTCACCGGCTCTGCCAAGTTCGACAGCACCGTCGAGGTCGCCCTCAAGCTCGGTGTCGACCCCCGCAAGGCTGACCAGATGGTCCGCGGAACCGTGATTCTTCCTCACGGTACCGGTAAGACCGCCCGCGTCATCGTCTTCGCGACCGGTCCCGCCGCCGAAGCCGCCATCGCGGCCGGAGCAGACGAGGTCGGCGGCGACGAGCTGATCGAGAAGGTGGCCGCCGGTTACACCAACTTCGACTCGGCCGTCTCGACGCCCGAGCTCATGGGTAAGGTCGGACGCCTCGGAAAGGTGCTCGGCCCGCGCGGCCTCATGCCCAACCCGAAGACCGGCACCGTGACGCCCGACGTCGCCAAGGCGGTCAACGAGATCAAGGGCGGAAAGATCGAGTTCCGCGTCGACAAGCACTCCAACGTGCACTTCGTCGCCGGCAAGGCCTCGTTCAGCGAGGACCAGCTGTCCGAGAACATCAAGGCCGCCCTCGAAGAGGTCGTCCGTTTGAAGCCGTCCTCCTCCAAGGGTCGCTACATCCACAAGGGCACGGTCTCCACGACCTTCGGCCCTGGCATCCCGCTCGACGTCAACTCGATCTAG